The following DNA comes from Agelaius phoeniceus isolate bAgePho1 chromosome 7, bAgePho1.hap1, whole genome shotgun sequence.
AATATGTAGCTCTTAAATATTTACAGTTTCACCCTGAGTTCCAGAGTGTGTAGTTTATTAGCTCTTAagctcaccagcagctccttgagGTAGCTGTTTGAATCTAAACTGCTATTACTGCTCTTCTGCTTTACACATGCTGGCACACATATCAGGAATGAATGTTCAGCTGGTGGTTTGGGGCTTTTGTATGTtttgagtcttttttttttatttcccctggGCTTCATCTCTCTTCCTGAAGAGATTGACTGTCAGTATCCTGTTGCTGCCACATACATTTCTGGGAAGTTTCTGTTGGCctcctgattttatttttctctggtaGAGTTAAATCAGAATTTTGTAGCAAAAGCCTGGTCTTCCAGATGCCTCCTGAATAGAAGTTGGGCTCTGCTTGTTTTATCTGTATGTTTGACTTGCTGAAGAAAAGGCTTATGTTGTGAAAGAACcacaaaaatacccaaaccattttaacaatatttttcatgttttacaATATGCAAAAGCACatactgtaaaaataatttctgactTTTACTTTTGATAACCAATCTCCCAATGCCCCATAGCAAACGTATTTGCTTGCATTGCAGTTTTGGAGGAAGGGGAGTTGCACagtattaaaatactttttccctAGTGTGTGCAAATCTTTCTGTAGGTGTTGTTTTTTAGGTTACTACTGTGTGTTTTTTCAAGTCCAGTGTGATAGTAGAGCCAGAGCAATGTTAGCAGACCTGCTCAGTGTTTTACTTCTGTTACTTTCTCAACCAACCATAAATTACATGCTTTAGACCTTATTGATTGGTGGTTTAGTGTAATACAGTAATACTGGAAATTATCTGCTTGTTTCTGTGAAAACCACCACGGAGTGAagaggtgtgtgtgtgagatCCTAGAATTCTCTGAGGAGTTTATTAGTTGTGCTATAGCTGGATAAGGGGTTTATGAAGTTGAAAGTTATGCACATGTTTTTTCCTGCCGCTGTAAGAGCTGAACACTGCAGAGATCTGTCTGTTGGGAGCCTTTAAGCACAATTGCTGTATTGCTGAGTGGTATTTCATGTCTCAAGTGTCAATGACAGGCAGCCTTGTTAGCAAATGAAACAGGCAGGTGAATTCAAACTAAGGTTTTTAAACTATATGTGTTGGAATCCATCAGTATTTTAGCTTTGTCTGCAGCTGTTGCTGCCATAATTAAGATCAGCAGAGGCATTAGATCCCTTTTATGTGAAACAGGTAAAACTGTAGAAATACTTGGTTCTTAAACACTCTTCTGGTGACCCAACTTCATTAATTCTCTGGGGCTCTGTGAAgcactttgttttccttttacagttctCCACACTTTCTATGGGGGAAAAATGATGTGACAATTAAGAATTGAAACtgatgagaatttttttcttcagggaaTCGAGTATTCTGTAATTCTTCAGAATGTGTTTTGTGGTCATTTTGATCTTAAGATACAAAGGAGAATCAAGTAGAATCTGTAAGTGATATTGGCTGACATTCTTGGGAACAAACATGAAGTAGGAATGTTGAAAACAAGCCGGCTTCGTGTTTGAATCATGTTTTTTGTAGGTGCATCATAACTATCTGCTGGTTTGGtttctttcaaaaatgtttCCATTAAGTTAACAAGTCAAAAATGGAGCTTTTGCCCCTTAATCATTTCTGTGGGTGTTCTTGTaatgagagaaagaaatgcTGTCCTCTGAGTTGACAGCCTTGTGGAAAGCTGGGTGGTGGGATAGTACATCTGGATGTTGGTGCTTTGGTGCTCATCTTCTCTCTGTTCTTACTGTTTGCAGGTTCTGTCGTGCGTGATGGCGTCAGCTCTGCCCAGAACCCTTGGAGAACTGCAGCTGTATCGAATACTACAAAAAGCAAATCTCTTATTCTACTTTGATGCCTTCATTCAGCAGGGTGGTGATGatgtccagcagctctgtgaagCAGGCGAAGAGGAGTTTTTGGAAATAATGGCTCTCGTGGGCATGGCTAGCAAGCCGCTTCATGTCCGACGGCTGCAGAAGGCTTTGAGGGACTGGGTCACAAACCCTGGCCTTTTTAACCAGCCTCTCACCTCCTTACCAGTCAGCAGCATTCCAATATATAAGCTGCCAGAAGGGTCTCCTGCATGGCTGGGGATATCCTGCAGCAGTTACgagaggaacagcagcaccaGAGAGCCTCACCTGAAGATTCCGAAATGCGCTGCCACGACGTGCGTGCAGAGCGTGGGCACGAGCAAATCTGATGTGGGGAGCTTatcactgcagagcagcagcgaGCCCAGGCTCTGGCAAGGACACCACACCACAGAGAGTGAGCACAGCCTTTCCccagctgaccttggctctCCAGCCTCACCAAAGGAAAACAGCGAGAccctggatgctgctgctgctctgtcagtTGCTGAGTGTGTAGAACGTATGGTTCCCTCCCTGCCCAAAAGTGACTCCAATGAAGTCAAGGAGTTACTGAAAACAAATAAGAAACTGGCAAAGATGATTGGTCACATCTTTGAGATGAGTGACGATGACCCTCACAAAGAGGAGGAGATCAGGAAGTACAGTGCAATATATGGCAGATTTGACTCGAAAAGAAAGGATGGCAAGCATCTCACCCTCCACGAGGTAAAATAGCTTGAGTGGAACTGGGCTTCCTCCCCTGTTCCTACACCTTTGACAAGATGTGTTTACAGGGTACACTTCTTGTATGGGCACTTCTTGCTGAGTGATGAGAGCTGTGTGTCTGAAAGTTGTGCATTGAGTGCTGTAGGCAGTCCTGGCCAGACATGGAAATCTCAGGTGCAGCCCAGGTCTCCTTTTGTGGGTGGGTGTgggtgagtgtgtgtgtgtgtgcacgcAGTGATTTGGTGTCATCAGAACTGCTCGCTCGCTGGTGGGGCCTGTCAGACAGAAGGTTTAGAGAGTTTGGCACCCAAATAGCAACTACTATCACCCTGAGCATGGCCTTGGGGATTCTAAGGATTTGGTACATTCTTAAAGATGGTCTGTCATGGTATTTCCTTGCAGCTTTGAGAGTAGACTAGTTTGGAAGATCAGTAACTAAAATTCCTTGTGTCTGATGTGATTACTACCCTCTGCTGTCCTCAAGACTCTGCCCTGTAGCTTGTGCACTTGAGATGAAAAGGATTCTGTCAACGAGGTTCCCTACACCCAGTGGCATggattattttgtttgtttgtttgaattGGGATGAAGCTTAATTACACaacctgtggggttttttggccaTAGTGGCCTTAAGCCTGTCAAGTGAGTTGCAGGCTGCgtgaggaggaaaggaaaggatgtCTCCAGTATTGATGGGTGGTTGTAATCTGAATGTGCTCTGTGGCTTTTCATCCCTGAGAAGCATCTCTTCCCTCTTGCCTTTGAAAGTTCCTGTGGGCCTCCCTTGCTCCTCCTGTGGCATTCCTGAGGCTCACACTGCATGTGTTGTAACGCAGTAGGTGTGTCTGTGTGGGGAGTCGTTTCCTAGTGCCAAAGTACTGTACAAGAGGAGAACAAACATTAATTCAGAGCTCTGCCAAAACGCTGTTGATACGAATGCTGCATCAGCATTTTCACAGTTAACAGTGATTGCAAAATTTCAGTTGGATTTAAAATTTGGCATGTAAGGCTTAGCTCCCAAAAGGAAAGGCAGTGTTTATGTTACAGGAGTGCCAAAAAAACTGTACTGGCTTTAGCCTTTTCTTGCTTCAAGAAGAAGTTTTGTAGGTGTGTGATCCATAGCATAAGACTGAGTTCTCTTTATGCTTCTGAGTAGAAGGGCAGAAGGAAACAAGGCgtatttctttacatttttgttTACATATTTACATTTATAAGGCAACTGCACATCACCGGCAGTGACTTGACGAGGGCTTTTACTGCAGACTGGGGAGACACTTCCACAGTAGTCAGCCACATTCCTACCACACAGTTGTAGCTGTGCAGCTTACACTTATGTGCTCTGTGGCTTTATGTCAAACACTTATAATCTATGAATTCATCCACTGTACAAGACGAGATCTCATCTTACTCCCCTGACCTTGTGGAAGCCTCCCTCGTAAAAGAACAAGTTGTGTATGAGATGGAGGCAGGATTTGAAAGGATTAATTGTGTAGATGCCCTGTATACATGGCTGCAGATTGAGGATTCAGAGAAAGGGGGTTCTCCTCACCTGAGGATGGAGGCAGTCGAGGTGTACAACAGTGTGTGGCTGTGTGCtttcacagcttctctctgggGTAGCAACTGCAGAAAATGCTCTGAAATCTGGGCAGACTACTTGTAGGATAATTTTCTGGCATCCAGCAGTGTACTGGAAGGTgggctccaggggcaccttTTGTGTAGGctcaggagtggctctgcaaaACTGGGGGAATGAACCCTGGGATAGTAATTGAAGGAGCGGGATAGCAGTGAACTGGAAGAAAGGACAATTGCTCTGccttgttcattttttttttgtattgcaCTACAGATCTTTACTACATCATTGTAAAACCACGTTTAAaaatggaatggtttggctttAGGAAATATTTCTATCGCTATTGTGATTAAGGGCACAAGATCAAAGGAGTCTGTGGTTGACTTATGCCTCACTTACGCATGTGGGGCCTCACTGAACTTGATGGGAACTGCACACATGCAAGCAAGAAGAATTTGCTTGTAATTAGTTTACTGTTGGCTTAAAGAGGCTGGATTTCACAAAGTTTTGCCTTGAACAgttttgtcttcattttctgtttaaGGCAGAAAACAAATAGCAGCAATGAGaccaattttttttgtttaaaatctgCGAAACCAGAGTTTGCCTTTTGTAAAATCAGCCTTAGTGTGTTTTTGGTTCTGATGGCCTAAGGAGTTTGCTGCTCAGAGGGAAGGACCTTAAACAACCAGGGAGGTAAGTTTCTGCAGGTCCAGAGACTGTTTTTCTGCACGTGTTAATACGTTCCAGAGCTGTCATTCTACCTCACAGTTCAAGGTTTTTCCTTGCAGCTGGCAAGGAACAGCTGAATAAACTTCACTGTGAATTTAGAAAGCTTAAGTAATGGTTAGCTTTTTAATGTAAAGATTTGGGTATCTGGCTCCTCAAGCAGAGGGGAGTTGGATGCAAATTAAGATCAAACATGGTAGAATTATTAGTGGTGAATTAGTGagaatattttgtttcagaatGAGCACTGAAGTGTCTcagagggctggggcagccattAGAGGCCTGtgagagctgcagacactgggCTGGTTTGAAAGTGTGTGCTCTTGGTAGGAGTATTTGCATAAAGCATTAATCTGACATAAAATCTTCCGAAGGCGTTCCAAAACTAATAAACATGCTGTCCTTAATCCATCCCATTGTTTCAGTGTTACACAGCTTTTCAAACACAAGAGAGCACTTAATGTTTAAAGTTGGACTGGAGGAGGGATGAGTACAAGGCATGCCCCTGAACTCAGTGACCTCTGCAAAACTGAGTCAAGCTTgtaatttgcattttaatttttcagtctttGTCTCAGTACCtataaaaggcaaaaaaaatccagttcaGTGGAATTAGAAAAACAAGTAATGAATTTTGTCTAGCTAggtttcttccttttcttttgctgaCTCACCAAAACAGTAGGGCTTGGTATTTAATTATGTGGTTTCTAGTGGAGGAGTCTGTGAACCCCATCAGATGGAAGTATACGCATCCCTCTCCTGCAtggttctgtgctgctccatATCCTTAAGGCTTCCAGCAAACAGATTCTTTATTTTTAGGCATGCAATGCTTTGTATCTGCAGTATTATGCCTCCTGAAAAGGCAGAAAGCCATGATGCACTTCAATTCAGTAAGTCTGAATGTGACCTGAAAGAGAAACCaggaaaaacaagcaaataaacaTTTGGCTTTTCTCACATATTAGGATAAACAGCATTTGCCTACAACTACCCAAAGCATTTTCAGTCATTTCAGCTCTTTGCAACCTTTCAACACTTGGAGGGATAAAAAATATCTCAAATTATTTTGTAAGCATTAGCTGTATTATTCATCCTTGGCAAAGTAATAGCTATCAGTGTTACAGAAATTAATGCCTGCTTTGGATGGTAATTATTTTAATCGGTGTTGTATTAATCTTATATTGTATCTTTCTCCCCAttgtgtttttttctggaaagaCAGACATTGTGGAACAGCTGCTTCTGTCTTAAGGGGTAATAGTTTGGTTTTTTAGTACCTTGTATTGTATGAACATAGTAACCTGTTCATGCCCTTGTACATCTGAtctctgtgggatttggggtttttgtctgTACAGAGACTAAAGGATCAGGCAGCATATCTAGTTCACCTGTTAAAAACAAATTTGTGCTCTGATTAACATTTAGATGCCATAGGAAGTGCCCTACCGAGATAAGAGGCTTTTAGGCTAAACACAGGAAAAATTGCTTCTGAAATATTAGGAGCAGCAGTTGTGTGTGAGGTTTCACTAGAAATACTGCACACACCGCTGAGAGAAGAGTCTCAGCTCTTCTTAATACAcgttttttgttttctcaacCTTCCTGGAGAACAGGTGTCATGTTGgacaaaataaatgtttgataGTTTGGATGCCACCAAGCCCCGTGGCGAAGGACAGCGTGGCTGAGTGTTGGTCATGTCCTGTGACAGCTTCCATCCTTCAGGGATGGAGCGTGCAGCGATTGGGGTGAGCTGCTGGCCTCTGCTTTAATTCACAGGTGACCCTGCAGGGTGGCAGGGGTCGGGGGGAGTTCTTGTCCTTCTCCCAAGGGACAGCTGTATGTGCAGACCTGCTggtctgctggagcagcaggtttGGTGTCTGAGGTCACACatgtgctgtgctgcctgcacGGCCGCTCCCGGTGCtgccaggtgcagggtcaggtTTGCACGTCTCCATCCATCAAGGATGTGCTGACTGTGCTGTGGAAACCAAGCTGCTCTGCAGTATTCACCAGCCTGGGACAGATACAGGATATACTGTTGACAGTAGTTCCAAAGCAGCTGTCCTCCTTTGCCAAAAGCCAAGCCTGTTCAAAGCAGCTTAATTTCTAAAAGTAAAAGAGTAGAAAGAGCTGTGGGCACTTGGTAAAAACACCTGTAGTATTCTCTTGGCCTCTTGCTGTTATGCCTCATTACATGTTCTGGCTGCTCTTCAGCTGAGGAAAAAGTGAGAAAGCCTCTTCAAGCCCTGCTTGCTGTGGAAGGAGCCTGGAATAGCCTGTCCAGCATCTCAATTTGTGTCTCATGGCATTAATAATGTTGTGTCCATAGTGCTGACCATGGGCTTCTTGGACAGCAGTACTTTTAAGCTGATATAATTCATGACAGTATCACAACTTCCTATAGGCCTCTGAAGAGCATTGCAAAACCATTTGGAGCTTCAATTTCAGGCttttcctcccccccccccccccccaacttcTTTATGAATCTTttgccagcagcagaggcacTAGAAATGTGTCCTGGCAGGCTCAGGAAAACATCCTTGAAACAAGTTACATTTGATTCATGTCTGAAGATAGTCTTCACAAACACGAGGGTGAGAAACATAGCTAAAAAAAGTTTAATCGTTTCTTAAACCATCACCTTCTACAgaatttattctttattcacaAGGGAAAGCCATCTGTACCCACACTGTCAgggtggttgttttttttttcccccaagtcCTGGGCATATTGCGTTTATAAAAATAGTATTCCCTGTAAGCCAGGCTTTGGGAGCCAAACACTGTGAACGTTCAGAGCTACTGTTTTATACTGAGATTTAATTAGTGCTGGGATGAAGCAAAAGCAGTGCACATTGACACAGTCTTACAATAATGTTTTACTTTATGAACAGCTACATTCATATCTTTCCTCTTCCCAGAGAGGTTACCTGGTTTAGTAAGGGGTATAAACAAACTGAAGAAACCCCCCCAGGGTTTAGTGTACAATTATAGATGATTTTACTTGTGATCAAAATTCTTTATTATTTCAGAAGAGGTACTTTTACAAGCACAGTAGGTGAAATGGTGCAAAATCCTGAGTGCCTGTGTGTTTGATTTGCAGCTAACAGTTAATGAAGCAGCTGCCCAGCTGTGTGTGAAAGACAACGCCTTGCTGACCAGGAGGGATGAGCTCTTCGCCCTGGCCCGGCAGATCTCTCGGGAGGTCACCTACAAGTACACCTACAGGACCACCAAGTAAGGCTTTCCTTAGCTCACAGGGGCTTCACTTTTGGGGAACTAAGCAGGCTGATAGCATTTCTTCTGAAGGACTGGGGACAATTCCTTCTTGCTCTTCAGTTAGTCCCGAAACTTATAGACTGATAAGATTCAGCTGTCTTGAATAACCTTTTTATTTGCTCTCTAGTTTTGCAAGTATTTTGAGGATAGTGCATATTAAGAGGTATCTGAGAGGCTGGTATTTCAGGCATTTGAGGCATTAGTGTGTTTTGAGGTTAATGTAAATTGGCAGAGTAGCCAGAGATGCTCAATGCatcaatttccttttttccataCACAGATTTGGCTTGTTAGCCAAAAAGATAAGGGCAAGGGGAGTGGCTTACAAGCTTCCTTTAAAGGAACTGAAGCTGAGTCCTAATTTCAGTTGTTACTGTTCTGTCAAATGAACTGCTGTTAGGAAATGGTGACAAAGGCTTAACAGCttttaaatacaattaaaaCCTTAGCATTAGTAAGTATGATTGAATATCTTGATACTTTCCTTAGATTTTTAAATGCTGATTCCCTTGCCTGTAATGTAATATcctttcaaaatacattttgctACCCTTCTAGAAAGCTTTCCCTTGCTCCCCTTTCTTCCATAGAGATTCATATAAATATACAGCCATCCTGGATAAGCAGTGCCAAAGGCATTTCTGTAactctctgtgctttccttcctctttgGAAGGAATAATCCGTGAGCGTTTTGATGCTTCTGAAAACAACACAAAATACATGTGTTTCTCTATACTTGAATGACTTTCACTGCCATGTCAAATTGAACTGGAGGCTTTTTTTGTGCATCTTGTTCTTCCCtgatctgtttttttccttgactCCTTTTCATTATTATTGGTGATTGGGGTTAATGTGCTGTTTACTGATTGTGTATGTGTCTTCTCTTGTAGATCTAAATGTGGAGAAAGGGATGAGCTGTCACCAAAGAGAATCAAGATAGAGGTACAGTAATGTGACTTCTGTATTTTGACCTGTGTGTGctgaaattcagttttgttttgaagGGATCTGTCTTAAAGAAATTTGTCAGAAAAACATTTGATAGACAGTTGATGGGTATGAGAGAGAGCAGGTGGGAAAACATCACCAGTGTCTCCTTAAATGTAAGTGTTTGATGGAGAAACCTGTAGGAGCAGGGGTAAAGAGTAGGATTTGTTTAATGGTAAAGATACTCTCAGTGTTTTGCAGTCAGAGTAGGAGGGGAGGAATGGGACTGACTGACTTCCTGTGGTGGAATAAGCTCAAGCACTGTAGGAGATGTCTTCCCATAAGGCCTGCTGCTTTTCAGTCAGCATGAGGTGGGGTTTGCCAAATTCACTGGAGTCAGCTGTTGATCATGGCCAAAATACAGAGTTCTGGATAAGGACTGATGGCAGAATATTAGCCATCTCTGACTGTGCCATAAATTAGGACACAGATCATATTGAAATAAAAGCTGTATATCTCCACACAAAAGGTTGTGCCTGTAGATACTAAATTACAGCTTTTTATAATGAGTTTTGTGTCAAATGCATGTATACATGGCTCATGTATACACTTACACAAGATGTTGCTTGGGGAGATGCTGGGAATTTCTTGTTAAGAGTGCAGGAGCAGCATGTATGTAGCTTACCTTTTTCTTCAGTTACCACTGCTGGAAGGTAAATTTGAGGCCTTTTTAAAGTTacttttaacaaaaaaaaaaaaaaaaagaaaaaaaactaaaatgtacacacacacacacacatatatatatatatacacctatTACCTCATAAGAATAGCAGATCTTTCTTtataatttgtattttaaacaaaTTACTGTTTCACTGTTCCATGGGTATCTAATTTATCCTTAGCATTGTGGGTGTTTTTTATTGTACTATCTACTCAAAAAGGTGTAGGTTAAATGTGTGTTAGAATATGAGCTAGATTTGTATGTGACACAGATAGGTGATGTATTCTCTAACCATAGAGGAATATTGCAACACATTCTGAAATGTGTTTCTCATATGCAACACATTCTGTGATAAATGATGCACTGTATGTGGTaaggctttaatttttttttcagtactgCAGTGCTTTCCCTGTACAAAGGCTTTTCCTGTGAGGCAAACCCTGGTGAGAGCAGTTAGTTTTTAAAAGGCAGTTTTGAAAACAGGAGTTCATCTTGTTTGTGGTGTTCCATCAGTCCATATACAGTTGTAGTTTTGAGTTTATGTAGTGCAAAATACACACGTGCAATGAGGATTCACTGGTACCTTTGATAAGTCAGCAACACCATTTTTGTGTGGCAGGATTTGCTTTTGACCTCTGCTTGTTCTTTGACCCCCaaaaaagagcagggaaaagctgcATGAAGTTATTTGATCCAGCTTCACCTTTACCAACAGCCTTGAGCACCATGTTGCAGGATGGTTGCTTGAAtcttctctcttcagtccagcCCTAATTTGTAAGAGCTGGTGGGGAGCTGCCACTCCTCTGCTTGAAGTAGTATTTCAATGACTTGGATTTCAGCATTAGAAAGTTTTTCCTTCATTCAGTAATAATTGATGATGAGCAAGTGTCTAAAATGACACACTGCAAGGGAGGTGCTGTTTTTTTACAGGATCTTCATTGAAAGAAAGCATAAAATTAAAACCCTGAAAAATACAAGGTGAAACTCAAGGTTTTCTGGAGAGCAGGATATCTGGACAGCCTTAGGGGATGTGTATTCTCCTATTTTCTGCATGGTGAAATCTTGAAAGTCTGGAAGGCCTGCTTCTTTTTTACCCTTTATAGTTCAATAATTCCAAGAAAGGATATTTACTTGGTTCTTTTATTACCAGTTATATTGTAAAATGCTTGTGAAAATTTCATGTCCTAATTGTACAAATGACTATTTCAGAAATAGATCATTTTCCCAAAATAAgaaattgaaaattaaattgaattaaATCTTCAATCTGATAGCATAGCattattaattttgaaattaccCATGTTGTTACCAGTAGAAATGTCTTTTTTACTCACAACTTTGGGAGTGTTCTAAGGAGGAGTAAAGCATTTATTTCAGTGCATTTTAGATTTGAGGTACACTGTAAATGTTGGGCTTTACTTCAATGAAATGTAAAAAAGATGCAGTATGACATAGTAGATCACTGCTGTTTTGGGTCCCTGGtgcttgcatttaaaaaaaaaaaaagtaaaaagtccTTTTTTTAGTAATAtgttcagggatttttttggttatgttttggtttggttttttttggaaaggtgaaagtaaaaaggaaaatggtagcaaatgcagatttttccttctgttctggTTAAGAATTCCTAACACTGCTTTTGGAGTTGTAATGCTTCATTGTGGATGTGTTTGCTCACTatcagggaaatacagaaaggaCCTGAACATGGGGtatattttttgggttttttgttgttataACTAGctcttttctggttttctttttcctttttttttttttttttgagaagagTCATTTTGCCTTTCTGTTTTAAGGCTGAACTCTGTATTTTGATTCACCATTCCTTTAACTATTAGTCATTAATGTCTCTGTGAAGTGTGGCCTAAAATTACTGGGACTTCAATTTGGAAAGACTTCACAGCCTGTTTGCATAGTGTAAAAgattacttaaaaaaaagatGAGTTAATTTCCTGAAATATAATAACACTTAAAAAAGCCTCCAGAGAGGCTCTGAAGGTCATCCttgagcagagccagcagagctgtgtgtgcaagCTGCAGCACTGTCAATCTGCAGCCACATTGTAAATTTATCCTTTTCATGAATATGAAACCTGCACAACCATTACAAAGAAACAATGTGCCATGAATTACATCAAATTACCTGTAAAAGCCTTTCTCTTCCCCTGTGAGCTCTCCCCCTCTTATTCGTTGAGTGGGTGGGTGAGCTGTGGGAGTGAAGTGTAaagaggagaaggggaaaaaaatccaggcaAATGACAGACTAAAGGTGTGGAGGGAGCGAAAAAAGGAGTGGAGTGAGTTGGTATTTGGGAGCAGATTATAAAAAAGGAGTTGTACTTCCTAAATATGCTCTGGACAAAAAGCAAGCCAGGCAGATAGGGGTGGAAATGGCACATCCTCCTGCAGAGCAAGGATCAATCCTGCTTAGGTGTTGTGTGGCAGGGGCACCCCTTATTTTGTCATCTTCCATGACTCAGTCTTGACACCACTCAAAACAGTGAGTTGTTGTGGCACCAGCTTAGAAAGCAAAACAAGTCACAGGTACATCAGGCAGAAGTGGAGGAAGAGGCTCCTCATCACTATTGGGGTTGACAAAGTTCCCCTTCAGAGTCTGAGTGAACAGcctagagaggaaaaaaggagagttttttaaaatattcttgctGTCTGTCGcctgaagaaattattttgtgtgtctgtgtctccaTTCATC
Coding sequences within:
- the NAB1 gene encoding NGFI-A-binding protein 1 isoform X2, which codes for MASALPRTLGELQLYRILQKANLLFYFDAFIQQGGDDVQQLCEAGEEEFLEIMALVGMASKPLHVRRLQKALRDWVTNPGLFNQPLTSLPVSSIPIYKLPEGSPAWLGISCSSYERNSSTREPHLKIPKCAATTCVQSVGTSKSDVGSLSLQSSSEPRLWQGHHTTESEHSLSPADLGSPASPKENSETLDAAAALSVAECVERMVPSLPKSDSNEVKELLKTNKKLAKMIGHIFEMSDDDPHKEEEIRKYSAIYGRFDSKRKDGKHLTLHELTVNEAAAQLCVKDNALLTRRDELFALARQISREVTYKYTYRTTKSKCGERDELSPKRIKIEDGYPDFQDTVQTLYQQDKMPLALAKGKSEDPTALNSQSEKVMAKQMEFLCNQAALERRLSTGCYRQNSEEHSPNGMSLDNADGQGERPLNLRMSNLPSRQMQHISLDGEQHVGKSLCSDLIRLYPSEGLGILKDFPHSAFNNIERKVIKTEPEDTR
- the NAB1 gene encoding NGFI-A-binding protein 1 isoform X1, with product MASALPRTLGELQLYRILQKANLLFYFDAFIQQGGDDVQQLCEAGEEEFLEIMALVGMASKPLHVRRLQKALRDWVTNPGLFNQPLTSLPVSSIPIYKLPEGSPAWLGISCSSYERNSSTREPHLKIPKCAATTCVQSVGTSKSDVGSLSLQSSSEPRLWQGHHTTESEHSLSPADLGSPASPKENSETLDAAAALSVAECVERMVPSLPKSDSNEVKELLKTNKKLAKMIGHIFEMSDDDPHKEEEIRKYSAIYGRFDSKRKDGKHLTLHELTVNEAAAQLCVKDNALLTRRDELFALARQISREVTYKYTYRTTKSKCGERDELSPKRIKIEDGYPDFQDTVQTLYQQDKMPLALAKGKSEDPTALNSQSEKVMAKQMEFLCNQAALERRLSTGCYRQNSEEHSPNGMSLDNADGQGERPLNLRMSNLPSRQMQHISLDGEQHVGKSLCSDLIRLYPSGEAKSQSSEGLGILKDFPHSAFNNIERKVIKTEPEDTR